In Littorina saxatilis isolate snail1 linkage group LG8, US_GU_Lsax_2.0, whole genome shotgun sequence, a single genomic region encodes these proteins:
- the LOC138974032 gene encoding uncharacterized protein, translated as MAARNSQQAQAEPWRQIVTSLYPDALTRTYCVPPVQFNRVPYFRGTAPGTGEPVLVLPDCPTGGSLEHRAPPSRRHFIPPSQHSMWTQESLSQIHLAPERVQESDIRDDFAQNHVMLNLQELGDSRHEAMFILSQLQFGSYLNEPAYAAAAKQLPRPKDLAQDRQGDFDFLLIHRQHGILIGELKSVGKTKGASNQTVPPADPLLAKKVKQAVKQLDKSERVVRHLVSDIGPGITVKKTLFLPYISCDQLERVLDNDEQLEQAVCQSLGAANTAEAVQLCCCSDQLSQPASYWHVTPAVLSQLSTWWQHRMACTVDTRLTDQLYLDIVARFVGPATTVSVPCYNNVRVEVRTAGQAVAELGRRLALLVLTLQQLGLMNRDPPLVYITGAPGTGKTLVLVLQGLRWLRQGHDVHVLSTQYNTRAVITSIKQQLGMSLSAGPTPSLTPGSLSYHEYDFYNREADVEKAVTDLVACMKNGHLHVLVDEAAFSSRLKHGPRHTRLVTRLAQQVPHLYLWCAGVNNTDIPPALQTQVFTVPLRSAPAVLREIQPVIHTFKVHDYSDSGVPAPGDGLSVIRLSHHGNAHTGRWPVDCAQCGQDIAAVLRRLGVGSSAANCPSRLSYRDVFVLTRSDDLHDDVTDEAGRVTSPASGVVQGLKDAGVPVSVLGYQDWLHNRARWEGAVQDVAVAATDTVTVAQYDYVPGLERRVVAVLQDRHQVDDDEGYTDERIDHGVRLSAVSRCTTQLIMVRTPPVTTTTTPSLTTTTTPTTTTTHTTT; from the exons CGTGCTTGTGCTACCAGACTGTCCGACTGGTGGATCCCTTGAGCACAGAGCTCCCCCGTCCCGTCGCCACTTCATCCCGCCATCACAGCACAGCATGTGGACCCAGGAGTCACTGTCACAGATACATCTCGCGCCAGAAAGAGTGCAGGAGAGCGACATACGGGACGACTTTGCCCAGAACCACGTGATGCTAAACCTACAGGAGCTTGGCGACAGTCGTCACGAGGCCATGTTCATCCTGTCTCAGCTACAGTTTGGCAGCTACCTCAACGAGCCTGCCTATGCCGCGGCTGCAAAACAGCTCCCACGACCAAAAGACTTAGCACAAGATCGTCAGGGCGATTTTGATTTTCTGTTGATCCACCGCCAGCACGGCATTCTGATCGGAGAGCTCAAGTCTGTGGGGAAAACCAAGGGTGCCTCGAACCAGACAGTCCCTCCGGCCGATCCTCTCCTTGCTAAGAAGGTGAAGCAAGCGGTCAAGCAGCTGGACAAGTCGGAGAGAGTGGTGAGGCACCTTGTGAGTGACATCGGACCTGGCATAACTGTCAAGAAAACTCTCTTCCTGCCTTACATCAGCTGTGATCAGTTAGAGCGAGTCTTGGACAACGATGAACAGTTGGAACag GCGGTGTGTCAGAGCCTGGGTGCCGCCAACACAGCGGAGGCCGTCCAGCTGTGCTGTTGCTCTGACCAACTGTCCCAGCCTGCATCGTACTGGCACGTGACACCCGCCGTGTTATCACAGCTGAGCACCTGGTGGCAACACAGGATGGCCTGTACTGTGGACACTCGGCTCACTGATCAACTTTACCTGGACATCGTAGCCAG GTTTGTTGGTCCGGCCACCACGGTGTCTGTCCCCTGCTACAACAACGTACGTGTGGAGGTGCGGACTGCAGGCCAGGCGGTGGCGGAACTGGGGCGGAGGCTGGCACTTCTGGTTCTGACCCTGCAACAGCTGGGACTAATGAACCGAGACCCGCCACTGGTCTACATTACGGGAGCGCCAGGAACAG GTAAGACGCTGGTACTGGTGCTGCAAGGCTTACGGTGGCTGCGACAGGGGCACGATGTGCACGTCCTGTCAACACAGTACAACACCCGGGCCGTCATCACATCCATCAAACAACAGCTGGGGATGTCGCTGAGCGCGGGCCCGACGCCTTCCCTGACACCAGGCAGCTTGTCGTACCACGAGTACGACTTCTACAACAGGGAGGCTGATGTGGAGAAGGCCGTCACCGACCTCGTGGCGTGCATGAAAAACGGCCACCTGCACGTCTTGGTTGATGAGGCGGCCTTCAGCAGCAG gcTGAAGCATGGTCCCCGTCACACACGCCTTGTAACACGCCTAGCGCAGCAAGTACCACACCTGTACCTGTGGTGTGCCGGTGTTAATAACACCGACATACCCCCAGCACTGCAGACACAGGTGTTCACTGTCCCCCTCCGCTCGGCGCCCGCCGTCCTGCGTGAAATACAACCCGTGATTCACACGTTTAAAGTCCACGACTACAGCGACAGCGGCGTGCCTGCCCCTGGGGACGGGCTGAGCGTGATACGGCTGAGTCACCATGGCAACGCTCACACAGGTCGGTGGCCGGTGGACTGCGCACAGTGTGGTCAGGATATCGCTGCCGTGCTGCGCCGTCTGGGTGTGG GGAGCAGCGCCGCCAACTGTCCCTCCCGGCTGAGCTACCGCGACGTGTTCGTCCTGACCAGAAGCGACGATCTACATGATGACGTCACGGATGAGGCAGGGCGAGTGACGTCACCAGCTAGCGGCGTGGTGCAGGGACTGAAGGATGCAGGTGTACCGGTGAGTGTGTTGGGGTATCAAGACTGGCTACACAACAGGGCGAGGTGGGAGGGAGCTGTGCAGGACGTGGCGGTGGCGGCAACGGACACAGTGACAGTAGCGCAGTATGACTATGTGCCAGGCCTGGAGCGGCGCGTGGTGGCCGTGTTACAGGACAGACATCaggttgatgatgatgaagggTACACTGATGAGAGGATTGATCATGGTGTCAGGCTGTCTGCAGTATCACGCTGCACCACACAGCTCATCATGGTCCGCACGCCTcctgtcaccaccaccaccacgccaTCCCTTACAACAACCActacccccaccaccacaaccacccacACCACAACCtaa